Proteins co-encoded in one Chionomys nivalis chromosome 6, mChiNiv1.1, whole genome shotgun sequence genomic window:
- the LOC130876233 gene encoding 60S ribosomal protein L36-like codes for MALRYPMAVGLNKGHKVTKNVSQPRHSRRRGRLTKHTKFVRDMIREVCGFAPYERRAMELLKVSKDKRALKFIKKQVGTHIRAKRKREELSNVLAAMRKAAAKKD; via the coding sequence ATGGCCCTGCGCTACCCCATGGCCGTGGGCCTCAACAAGGGCCACAAGGTGACGAAGAACGTAAGCCAGCCGAGGCACAGCCGGCGGCGCGGGCGCCTCACAAAGCACACCAAGTTCGTGCGGGACATGATCCGGGAGGTGTGCGGCTTCGCGCCCTACGAGCGGCGCGCCATGGAGCTGCTCAAGGTGTCCAAGGACAAGCGCGCGCTCAAGTTCATCAAGAAGCAGGTGGGCACGCACATACGCGCCAAGAGGAAGCGGGAGGAGCTGAGCAACGTGCTGGCCGCCATGAGGAAGGCGGCGGCCAAGAAGGACTGA